From one Culex quinquefasciatus strain JHB chromosome 3, VPISU_Cqui_1.0_pri_paternal, whole genome shotgun sequence genomic stretch:
- the LOC6042309 gene encoding elongation factor Tu, mitochondrial — MSGYVALRTFFNPVARKPLAQILLTSGAAFRPAAVGFQQQRFYAEKQVFKRDKPHCNVGTIGHVDHGKTTLTAAITKVLADQDLAESKKYADIDNAPEEKARGITINVAHIEYQTENRHYGHTDCPGHADYIKNMITGTAQMDGAILVVAATDGAMPQTREHLLLAKQIGVNHIVVFINKVDAADAEMVELVEMEIRELMSEMGFDGDNVPIIKGSALCALEGKSPEIGAEAVMKLLAEVDKYVPTPTRDLDKPFLLPVESVHSIPGRGTVVTGRLERGTLKKGQECEFVGYNKVIKSTITGIEMFHKILEEAHAGDQLGALVRGIKRDDIKRGMVMCKPGTVKANDNFEAQVYILSKEEGGRHKPFTSFIQLQMFSRTWDCATQVQIPGKEMIMPGEDAKLQLRLMRPMVLEQGQRFTLRDGHITLGTGVVTKVLNQLSEKERLGLVEGKKAREKAASGKA, encoded by the exons ATGTCCGGCTACGTCGCGCTGCGCACCTTTTTCAACCCCG TGGCCCGCAAGCCGCTGGCGCAGATTCTGCTGACGAGCGGGGCGGCGTTCCGGCCGGCGGCCGTGGGCTTCCAGCAGCAGCGGTTCTACGCCGAGAAGCAGGTCTTCAAGCGGGACAAGCCGCACTGCAACGTCGGCACGATCGGACATGTTGACCACGGCAAGACGACCCTGACGGCGGCGATTACGAAGGTGCTGGCCGATCAGGACCTGGCCGAGAGCAAGAAGTACGCCGACATTGACAACGCGCCGGAGGAGAAGGCGCGCGGTATTACGATTAACGTCGCCCACATCGAGTACCAGACGGAGAATCGGCATTATGGACATACGGATTGTCCGGGGCATGCGGATTACATCAAGAACATGATTACGGGAACGGCCCAGATGGACGGAGCGATCCTGGTGGTGGCTGCGACGGACGGTGCTATGCCGCAGACGCGCGAACATTTGCTGCTGGCCAAACAGATCGGGGTCAATCACATCGTGGTGTTCATCAACAAAGTGGACGCGGCGGACGCCGAGATGGTGGAGCTGGTCGAGATGGAGATCCGCGAGTTGATGAGCGAGATGGGCTTCGACGGGGACAACGTTCCGATCATCAAGGGTTCGGCGCTGTGCGCGTTGGAGGGCAAGAGTCCGGAAATTGGCGCGGAAGCCGTGATGAAGCTGCTGGCGGAGGTGGACAAGTACGTGCCGACGCCGACGCGTGACCTGGACAAGCCGTTCCTGTTGCCGGTGGAGTCGGTGCACAGCATTCCCGGACGTGGAACCGTCGTGACGGGAAGGCTGGAGCGTGGCACGCTGAAGAAGGGCCAGGAGTGTGAGTTTGTCGGTTACAACAAGGTCATCAAATCGACCATCACCGGAATCGAAATGTTCCACAAAATCCTCGAGGAAGCGCACGCCGGAGACCAGCTGGGCGCGCTCGTCCGCGGCATCAAGCGGGACGACATCAAACGTGGCATGGTCATGTGCAAGCCCGGAACGGTCAAAGCCAACGACAACTTCGAAGCCCAAGTCTACATCCTCTCAAAAGAAGAAGGCGGTCGCCACAAACCGTTCACCAGCTTCATCCAGCTGCAGATGTTCTCCCGTACGTGGGATTGCGCCACCCAGGTTCAAATCCCCGGCAAGGAAATGATCATGCCCGGCGAGGACGCCAAGCTGCAGCTCCGGCTAATGAGGCCCATGGTGCTGGAGCAGGGCCAACGGTTCACGCTTCGGGATGGCCACATCACGCTCGGAACGGGAGTGGTGACGAAGGTGCTGAACCAGCTCTCCGAGAAGGAACGGCTCGGGCTGGTCGAGGGCAAGAAGGCCCGCGAGAAGGCCGCCAGCGGTAAGGCTTAA
- the LOC119770722 gene encoding uncharacterized protein LOC119770722, with protein sequence MGKREMKQKETEPVAASISDLPNEVLLMIFNRLELACRLRVSQVCHRWNQLVFHFFGDHFALKLDDLVDPGLLSKDRVYRRVEIRCMSLLRFNMLHAKRLRVLGRHVVALTLDISVTDGDLFVEMLRKFPNLESFSLWTESFRSDKPARNALRKVLPGRIPSVRHVTIYCNNAAVLDLMARLAPNLRSLNVTVPAKLLSSLCQCDLAGLGSLRLSLVFRSKALLSEMASFRRNVFDTFMASLKNLKKFSIFIRANSYPEISPQIFALASLEQLEVATTDSPRPVPAFDGIWNLRNLKVLRCFIERIAYPPEHAVNPLEHLTELNLAKAIVVDTFQLRRIFPNVTTLDIRSCQLSEPGLESLSLAWPRLESLTVRIAPVEIDSLVVLHRFAKLRQLTLLNNYISDREDLAVLDTVLAIGTLEELRVEGKWDGAPGGLNPTCRVYRNGEVVAREERPLGRHGFLELYTLKGDCDED encoded by the exons ATGGGAAAACGTGAAATGAAGCAGAAAGAAACCGAACCGGTTGCGGCCTCCATCAGCGACCTGCCCAACGAG GTTCTGCTGATGATCTTCAACCGGCTGGAGCTGGCCTGTCGACTGCGCGTGTCCCAGGTGTGTCACCGCTGGAACCAGCTGGTTTTCCACTTCTTTGGGGACCACTTTGCGCTCAAGCTGGACGATCTGGTCGATCCGGGGCTGCTTTCGAAGGATCGGGTTTACCGGCGTGTGGAAATCCGGTGTATGTCACTGCTGCGGTTCAACATGCTGCACGCGAAGCGGCTACGGGTGCTGGGGAGGCACGTGGTTGCACTTACGCTGGACATTAGCGTAACGGACGGGGATTTGTTCGTCGAGATGCTGCGGAAGTTTCCGAACTTGGAGTCGTTTTCGCTGTGGACGGAATCGTTCCGGAGCGACAAACCGGCGAGGAATGCGCTGCGGAAGGTGCTTCCAGGGAGGATTCCTTCGGTGCGGCACGTGACAATTTACTGCAACAACGCGGCCGTTCTCGATTTGATGGCCAGGTTGGCGCCGAATCTGCGCTCGCTCAACGTGACCGTTCCGGCCAAGCTGCTGTCCTCGTTGTGCCAGTGCGACCTGGCGGGGCTCGGTTCGCTGCGACTTTCGCTGGTTTTCCGATCCAAGGCGCTGCTCTCGGAAATGGCCTCCTTCCGGCGGAACGTATTCGACACTTTCATGGCATCGCTCAAGAATTTGAAGAAGTTTTCAATCTTCATTCGCGCCAACAGCTATCCGGAGATTTCTCCGCAAATCTTCGCTTTAGCTTCCTTGGAACAACTGGAAGTGGCCACAACCGACAGTCCAAGGCCCGTCCCTGCCTTCGACGGCATCTGGAACTTGCGCAACCTCAAAGTTCTCCGCTGTTTCATCGAACGAATCGCCTACCCGCCGGAACACGCCGTCAACCCGCTCGAACACCTAACCGAGCTCAACCTGGCCAAAGCGATCGTCGTGGACACCTTTCAACTCAGACGCATCTTCCCGAACGTGACCACGCTGGACATCCGGTCCTGCCAGCTGAGCGAACCGGGCCTCGAAAGCCTCTCGCTGGCTTGGCCACGCCTCGAATCGCTGACGGTTCGAATCGCCCCCGTCGAAATAGATTCCCTAGTTGTGCTGCACCGGTTCGCAAAGCTGCGTCAACTCACGCTGCTCAACAACTACATCAGCGACCGGGAGGACCTCGCCGTACTGGACACGGTGCTGGCCATCGGTACGCTGGAGGAGTTGCGCGTCGAAGGAAAGTGGGACGGCGCTCCCGGTGGGCTTAATCCGACCTGTCGGGTTTATCGGAACGGGGAGGTCGTTGCCCGGGAAGAGCGGCCGCTGGGACGGCACGGCTTTTTGGAACTTTACACGCTGAAGGGTGACTGTGACGAAGATTAG
- the LOC6042311 gene encoding uncharacterized protein LOC6042311, producing MIFRRMPFAERLRMSAVCRHWNRLIFEHFRDRILLHLEDGKLALDVPRGALCGDRKYANVRLIGAFAETLLYTHELRFGALRDHVRHLHLVVVCLDVDLLAELLRKFANLQSLILFVENFQITGSVRILKEGTLPNIRIIEGKGLLPSLQSLSLDQVGNTSKTGLIAFLKIMRQRNLPSVRHITMTCMGKNSNFRRNPTWLAWLNEFAPVLHSLNIDFMYSFMMARFFALNFPNLKALTLRMFALSPILFPSMDPFWPELGVLELERFEQFLSRLVSLYSLTIALRDVHFGEVADAIYSMDHLQELTVELVCEPGIANPLQLEDIWYMKNLRKLAIFCDHIEYPSVDRIKPMPLVEDLTLGKVKRIDFNTLKTVFPCVKILDVRQCPMVTLPELAKSWRSLENLSLNLDQPSYAEDLIYLFGLRKLRVLRVFSKKGLVDRVKFVLGFASLEQLYLDGVWKGSLEPPHPNLSCRVKSFLGDL from the exons ATGATCTTCCGCCGGATGCCGTTCGCGGAACGACTTCGGATGAGCGCCGTCTGTCGCCACTGGAACCGACTCATCTTCGAGCACTTTCGCGATCGCATTCTGCTGCATCTGGAGGACGGGAAACTCGCGCTGGACGTTCCACGTGGGGCTCTGTGCGGCGACCGGAAGTACGCGAACGTTCGGCTGATCGGTGCCTTCGCTGAGACGCTGCTGTACACACATGAGCTTCGATTCGGTGCCCTGAGGGATCACGTTCGGCATTTGCACTTGGTGGTGGTTTGCCTGGACGTGGACTTGCTGGCGGAACTGCTCCGGAAGTTTGCCAATTTGCAATCGTTGATACTTTTTGTCGAGAACTTCCAGATTACCGGTTCGGTTCGGATCCTGAAAGAGGGAACGCTGCCAAACATCAGAATCATTGAAGGCAAGGGCTTGCTGCCCAGTCTGCAATCCCTGAGTTTGGACCAAGTGGGCAACACATCCAAGACCGGACTGATCGCGTTCCTGAAGATCATGCGCCAACGGAATCTACCATCGGTGCGCCACATCACGATGACCTGCATGGGCAAAAACAGTAACTTCCGAAGAAATCCCACGTGGCTGGCCTGGCTGAACGAGTTTGCTCCGGTTTTGCACTCGCTGAACATCGACTTTATGTATTCCTTCATGATGGCCAGGTTCTTCGCCCTGAACTTCCCCAACCTGAAAGCGTTGACGCTCAGAATGTTTGCTCTTTCGCCCATTTTGTTCCCTTCAATGGACCCATTCTGGCCGGAGTTGGGCGTCCTCGAATTGGAACGTTTCGAGCAATTTCTGTCCCGTCTGGTCAGCCTGTACTCACTTACAATCGCCCTCCGAGATGTGCACTTCGGTGAAGTCGCCGACGCAATCTACTCCATGGACCACCTGCAGGAACTAACCGTTGAACTTGTCTGCGAGCCGGGCATTGCGAACCCCCTCCAACTGGAGGACATCTGGTACATGAAGAATCTGCGCAAGCTGGCAATCTTTTGCGACCACATCGAGTATCCGAGCGTGGACAGGATCAAGCCGATGCCACTCGTGGAAGATCTTACCCTGGGGAAGGTCAAGCGAATCGATTTCAACACACTCAAGACCGTTTTCCCTTGCGTCAAAATCCTGGACGTTCGCCAGTGCCCCATGGTGACGCTACCTGAGTTGGCCAAATCGTGGCGATCGCTGGAGAACCTGTCGCTCAATCTAGACCAGCCGAGTTATGCCGAAGACTTGATTTACTTGTTTGGGCTGCGAAAGTTGAGAGTTTTGCGAGTTTTCTCGAAAAAG GGGCTTGTCGACCGCGTTAAGTTTGTGCTGGGATTTGCTAGCCTCGAGCAGCTGTATCTAGACGGAGTCTGGAAGGGAAGCCTGGAGCCTCCGCATCCTAACCTGTCCTGCCGAGTCAAGTCGTTTTTGGGTGATTTGTGA